attcctttctgttcctgcTACTTAACGAGACCTCCTGATGGAGGGGGGGAAAATCAGTGCTCCCACCTCCATCCCCCAGATCTCTTCTACTGGTTCAGAAACTGAAACTTCTTATAGGAACCCAGCCGTAAGGTGATCTTAGCTGCAAactaaattcaagaaaaaaacaaaaaatggtgcCTCGGGTGCTACTGGGACCCTCAGCCTCAGCCACATGTGGATgtttttccttcctgcctttaCCAGGTCCCATGTTGCCCTTATTGAGCTGAGGCATCTAGGAAAAAACCATCTGTGCCCTAAAGTGGGATGGTACTCTAGGTCTCCACCAAACTCACTATACATTTCtccagaaagaaatccaaaaaagaCAGACTGACCTCAGGCCAGAGGAGAAAAATCCCAAGTGTTCACACAGTCACACAGAGTCTTTATGGCAAAGAGAACATCTAGCAGCTTTGAATATTGGGGCATCTCTCTTTTACTCAACACAAACACTCTAAACCCTAGAAGTAAAAACAGGGCTCAAGCCCTAAAAAATCAAAGCGCAAGAAAGAAATTCTGAGAAATCCTAACAGAGGCCTAGTTTTTCAGTGACAAGCCCAGTTgttgggaggagagagggagggatggaagaatGGGTTACTCCCCAACATTGTGCTGAATACTGGTTGGAGATTGCCACAGAAGCTTCTCCTCCTACCTCTCCCTAAGGTGGCGGCTGGGGGCCTTAACTCTTTCTAAAAGTAGGAGGAAACAACTCCCAGACCCGggagctcccccccccccccaggaaatTCTTAAAACATCAAAGTGCTTCAACCAGTGGGGAATGGGGATGTACAGCATTCACATGCAGGCTGCAGTGGGAATGGTGCAGTTTTGGAGCTGGCTGGGGAGGAGCTGAGGGTGGGGGCAGTGAGTGCCACATGCTTGGTGGGTGGGGGAAATATGTAGCCTAATGGCTCTTTCCACCCTTTGCCCTGCTAACTCTTCCCTTTGACCCCAAAACCCTCCTAAGGTATTTGGCATAGGGTCTCAATAGCTCCTAAGTGactaaaaaaagggggaaaaaaaaaccggGGTGAAGGAAGCCTCCAGGAGGCTCCCTCCAAGAATGCTGATGTACATGGAATTTTAAAGACTTAATAGGGGACCGCTCCCCCAACCCACTTTGTAAAGTGACAGTCACCCCCCTTCCCCAGGGTGAAATAGATAGGGTTTACTCACATAGAAGACCAAGACTCAGTCACAAAAACCCATAGTCTGGAATCCCAGCTTGGTTTTCCCCATGGTTTTCTTCCCGCTTTGATTTTTTGGGGTGTTTTACCTTTATCCAAAAATCAGACTCTTCCCTTCACTCCTTCTTTCACAAGGTTCTTCCTTTATCACCCACAATGGCACTCACCTTTCAGCTTCTTCCCACCCCCAGCAATGCTAGCTCCATCCCTGCCCTCCAAAAAACAATGGGTGAGGGTGGGCTTCTCTTCCCCCCCAGGAGCCCCAAAGTGCCCTCAGCCCCCACTATGgaggtgaaggaggggaaagggccaGGGCGAGCAGAGCCAAACAGTGCAGGGCCCGCCCATCTTCCTGTACACTGACCGGCAGTTGTCATGTCTGAGAAGATATATTGGATAAGAGGCTTCAAAGTTCCTCCAGCACTTCCAGGCACAGCCTTTCTCCAGTTTCTGTCAGAGTGAGCTTTGTCCCCCTCCTCTCCAGGCAGGCTCACTTCCTCCtatctttctgcttcctttcctggCGCCTGGCCTGCTGGTCAGCCAGTGTGCGGGGTATTAAGATGACACTGCCATCCCCAGCATACTGCAGGGCATACTGCGTGGGGGAGTAGGGCTGCCCATTCTCATCCCGCAGCCGCCCAAACACCTCCTGGTACAGACTCTGCACTTTCTGCTTCATCTGGCGCAGGGACTTGAGGAACTCCACCTTTTCCCTAAGCAGCTTGGACTTGTCCCGCTGCAGGTCCTCCACATCCCGTTCAAGGTTAAGGATGGTATCTAGTTTCCGTTTACGACAATTCTGAGCTGCCATCTTGTTTTTGCCTCGGCGCCTGATGTCTCGGATGAGACTCAATTGGGCCTCACTCAGCTGGTACTTGGATAGCAGCTCATTGAACTCCTCCACTGGCAGGTTAATAATCTTGTCATTTGTGAAGGGGATCTTCATGGCTCGGGCCCGGTGTTCATCCCGGCTCATCTGCTTGTCTAAGAAGTCAGCCTGCTTCTCCCTATTGCCCTTCTTAAGGGACCCGGGGAGTTGGGGGTCCGAAGCATCCAGGGCACCAGGGGCCATGTTGTAGGTATGATTGTGCCCCACATGCTCCAGGAAGGGTAAGTAGGAGAGCTGGGAGGGGTCCTGATAGCTCATGCGACAGAACTTGGTATATTCAGGTTGATAACCCACGGCCCCCTCAGTCTCTTCTAAATCCAGATTCTCAGAGTCAGAGCTGTAGCCCACAGCACCTTCCtctgaaaaggaggaagaggcagaggaggaggcagaggaggaggcagaagagcTGCCTTCTGAGCTGCTCAGAGAGGCAGGACTATGGCTCGAGTCCAGAGAAAGTCCCGAGTCAGAGTCAAACTCCTCCTCGAGCTGTGAGGCCTGCACCGGGTTAAAACCTTCTTCAATGGCCAAATCCATCAAGCTGATCTCATCCAACATGGCTTCATCCAATAGGCCGCCCAAAGGGTCAGGCAGCTCAGGACTGGCGGTCTCATTGGCTGTGCTGTTGAgctgaggaggaaaaaagatccCTGTCAGGTTAGTGGAACCGAAGGTGGAGTTGAGGCTGGTGGAGTTATTGGGGGCCAACTGGAGCAGGGTGGATCCACCAGCCACAGGAAGGCTCTCAATCTCTGGGCTAAAGAGTGAGAAATCCTGAGCACAACTCCCCAGGGACGCCTGATGCAGGCTGACATTCTGGTTGATGGGAGTGCTGGGAGCGAGGCTGTAATTGGTGCTCAGGGAGTCTCCAGATGTGGCACTGTAGAGTATTTCATTTGTTGCTGTGTTCACTTCCATAGCCTAAAAGTTGAGAAAAACGCTGGTCAGTTTGGTGAGTGAGCATCATCCCCTGgcatggggaggaggaaaggcagAAAAGTCTAAAGCACAAGCAGAACAAGATCTGTAGATCACAATGAAAACCAGATTTAAGAACAATgatggctaacatttatacaacattctcaggtttgcaaaacactttacatgtcatttcatttgagtctcacaacccCATTGTGAAGAGAGATGTTATATAATCTGTCTGTCTATATTTCGTTATccgtaaaaatgggaataatgatgataataccTCCAGGACTGTAATGAGGataaaacaagatttttaaaagcactttaaaCATGCTAGCTATTATTCATTTTAAGGATAAGAGTTCAAATTGTTTTGAGGCAAGAACGAAACTCCAGGTCCTCAGGAGTCCAAGTTCTAGCTGTGAACTGTACCGTTCTATTCCATTAATAGACAAAATGTTTCCTAAGGTCCTAAGGTCCCTGCCTTTAGTCAAAACTGAATCATATTTTGGTCAGGCTTCCCTCTATTTAGAGCATGCAAAAGACCACAAGTTTTGATCTCCATCTCTACCACAGTGGGCCCAGTCTTCTAGTTGAAAGTCTATCTAAGCCATGGAAGAACAGGGTACACTCTAGAAAAAAGAGAATCTTGTGCTGAGTAATGAAGGCACTGGCTTTAATATTGAAAACTTGGGGTTTAATCTCAATGCCCATATCTCGACATTGGagacaacagaaaaagaggaaagtaccCATTTCCCTTCTCAGTGTACAATTAGCAGAACATGCTTCACCCCCACTCCTACCCTCCCACCCCTCTAGGGCTATTATTGCTCAGTATGTTCATCTATTCCCACCTGCATTTCCATGATTGACATGAGGTCTTGCCACTGCTGTTCCAGATCAAATGGAGATTCTGTCTCTGTCAGAAGTGGAGATAGAAGACTATTCTGAATAACTGAAGACTCACTCTCAGTAGGCACAGCTTCTGTTATACTGGAAACATCTGAAGCTGGAAACTGGGGACAAAAATACAAGCTTTCattggagaaaaaggaggaaaactgCCCTATTCTGAAGCCCAGCCTCAGCTTTCTCCCCACAAAGTACTGCCTAATTCTTACTTCCTGCCTCTGAATCAATCCCCAGCAACTCTAGGGCATATGGGTGGGTACTGTGACCCAGAGATATTATGTCCTATAGAAGGTTAGCCAGTGCAGAAGGCATCCCCCTGAATTCTGCTCACCTCAGACTCCTCCCCTTTGGGGAAGGTAGCTTCCAGCAGCCTAAGGCACTCCTCCAAAGACAGGGCTGTCTGGTCCTCCCCACCAGGCACCTAAGGCAGAAAGTCTGACTGAAGTGGGCCAAGGCTAAAAGCCTTCCCCCAACAGAtctgaagggggagggagagaagtgaTTCATGGTGTACCATAACTAGATCTGGATTACAACAGGACCATAGTCAGTCATTTTCTAAGTGATTTCTCTAGCGGAGGAACCCAGGGCAAGAAGTCTGCTAAGCCTGATTAGGGTGAGCTACTTGAAAGCCTTCCCCTACTTTGATTCTCTCTTTACTATTCCCAATCCCACAGGACTTCCACCTTCCTTTACCACCAACAAAGCAGCCAATCTATTAATAAGTTCATTCTGAGGGTGGGAAACAAATGGGAAGAGGATGACAATGAAGTGTGTAAGCTCTTACCTGTACAGGGAAGCTTTCCCCCGTCTCTCCATCCACTAGCAGGTTTCGAGCCAgcgcctcagttccctcatctggcCAGCTGTCCCCACATTCCCCCCCATCTCTCAGCTCTTTGTCCACTTCACTTTCTTTCTGGCGATGGCTATAGTCAAATATTTCTCTCCCCGCACCCAGATCAATGTCCTGTCGCCAAAGGATGTCAATCAGATCAATGTCCTGTAAGATAGACCAGATCTCAGTTCTCAGGTCCCCTAGGATCCCTGTCCTACACCTTAGAAGCCAGGTGTCTCCATAAATCCCGGCAAATAGCAAGCTCCATCATCCATCCCCACAATACCCCAACATCAACCTCCAGCACTAGGCATATTCCTTCCCATCAGGACAGTTTTATTTATTCCTGACTCTGCAATCAGACCCACCCAGGTAACCAGCAGACTCAGTTGCTTATAATCATCCTGTCCTGGTGGGCTACAGGACTAAAAAACTCCCTGGCCAGGTGTACAGTCCTCACTACTGGGAAATCTCAATTTAGGGATAGACTATCTATGGCTTTAAGGGCTCAGGAGGGCCAGCTCTTGACCAGAGTAGACAAGGGCGGAATTGTCATGCAGAATTGCTTCTTAGTGGAGGAGCTTGCATCAGCCAGTGGTGCCATTGTCATTTGCATAAATGGGTGGGTTGGGCTGGAAAGGAAAATCCCTGCATTTCCAACCACCTGATACAACAGAACAGACTGCCCCCCCCTTCTGAAGCCCCCCTCCCAACTTTCCTTCTTGCATACTTCTTCTGGCTGGCAGCAGGTAGATGAGGTTCTGAAAACTGCTTATGGTCTCTTGGCAGCTCCCCCCAAATCCTCATCAAAGCAGTACCAAGAAAACAGCTTCCATCCCAGGAGAGTCTTGGGGTGGAGTCAGGAGCTATACCCCCTGCCACCCACACACCCTTTCACAAAAGAAAACAGGTCCATTCCCAGTTCTGGAAAGACCACACTTCCTATAGTTACCACACCCCAGAATTTAACCCCCACCTATCCTTTCCACTCAAGGGTAGTCACATCTAAGTCCTTTTTAACATCTTTACAGAACACTTTTGTGTCTATCaaacctctctcctttccttctctacccAGGTGACTCAATCAATCACTGCAAATCTTTAGTATAGCAGAAATATCTTTATCCCATGACATGAAGCTTCTCTTCTCTCACCACCCCCCAAACGCCCCTTTCCTTTCCATCAGGTTTAAAAATACTTGCCTTCCCACTTACTGGTTAACTCCCAGATACCCTGTAAACCAGAACTCTCAGACCCACCTTCTCCGAGGGTCCCAGGGGATCCTTTCCCCTCCATTCTCCACTCTGCCCCTCAAAACTTTCCTGTAGCATCTCTCCCTGTTTCAGTTTGTCCACACACACCAACCTGAATGGAGGCCCTGGACCAAAGATCAGAGAGGGGCTGGGTTGCCCTGCCCTCAGCCAACAAAGAGTTAAGAGGCTGACTCTCTGGAATGGCCCCCACCATTGTGCATGCCGCGGTCCAGGCGGGTCATGGTCTGTGAAGTGCACCCCAGGACAGCTGGATCAGGGAACTGGACAAGGAACTGCGCTGAGCTCTCTGCATTCAGCAGACACATCAGAGTGGCAGGGTAGCCTTGTTTGCCGAGAGGCCCGAAGTGGATAGCCCACCAGTGCTAAAGCAACCTAGCCCAATTCCCTTCCTTCATCCTAGAACAGCCCCCTCCCTCCTCAAGACCCCAGTTCTATACTCAGGTACCTGGTAGCCCCCACCCTGAGCTCACCACGGAGGCTGCAGTGAGATGGGATTCCCACCCCATGCTGCGTGCTTGGGCTGCAGAGGAGAAGGACAACTCTCTCCTAGACCTATCATTCCCCCAAAACCCCACACCCTGCTcatccctctttcccccctttacaTCCCCCAAACTTGTTACCTAGGATGCAGCAAGGAGccaatcccctcccccccccaccctgcaGGTCACTGCTGAGGCTGCGGAAAGAGccaatcccctcccccaggccAGCCGCTGGGCTGCGCAAAGAGCCAATCCCCTCCCACTCTAGTTACCTAGGCTGCAATAGGAGccaatcccctcccctaaatcTCTGCTGGAGATGCAGAGATCCAATCCCCTCCCAGAGCTGGTTACCTAGGATTCGAGCTGGAGCCAATCTCTGGGCCAGGATAGCTGAAGAAGCTGCAGCAAGGACCCATCCCATCCCAGGGTCTCCTTGAGGAGATGCACCCAGGGGCTGGCGGCCCCACCCAACCCAGCTAGTCAGCTGGGGTGGCGCAGTAAAGTCCTGGGGGAGGGAGATGCTGCTCCCCCTGCTGTCGCATCCTGCTTACCAAGTCCAGGCAGGGACATGCAGGCAGATTCTCTGAGGGCTATTCCCAGCTGCCATAAGTGATCCTTTCCAAAGAATTTAAGTTCTTCTCTCAAGTGGGAACAGTTTTTCTATTCTTCCTGGAGATCTGGATTCACTATGTATCCAAACCCAAGGGAACTTTGGGCCCAAGTACCAATCCTAAGCTAGAACCCTATAGGCCTAGACCCACTGGGAAATAGGCAGCTGGCTACCCTAAATAGGTCAGATCCAGTGGAAGGGAGTGGAAACTGTCTGCACATGTGCAGTGATGTCACAGGGATGGGGGCCTAGTCACATGCCAGCAGAGTATCAGCTGCCCCTATTACCAACACTTAGAGAGACAGGTGCCCATAGGGATCCTAACCACAACCCTATGACCTCAATCTTAACCCTTCTTTCAATTGGATTCTTTGCACTATTTCTCCTAATATAACCCAGTAAGGAAAGTCCCTGGCACTCACCAAAATAATAGCAAGTTAAACTCCTTGGATTGCTTTCTGAAGGAGGAAAATctatctcccttccccctttagCTCCCTTTGTGTCTAAGGTCAGCAGAAACAGCATGTCCCAGGCTACTCATGGCCAGGCAAGAACTGTAAACagcccaccccacccccccaaacTCAGTCCCAGCCTCACCCCCTTGCTCTGGGCAGAATGCCAACCGTGAAGGGAATCCTATTCCTGTCTAGGGCTTTGGCTATAGCTGGCTATTGCACAGGCCTAACCATTAAAGGGAGTGGGGGGCCCTGTAACTCTAACAAAAATACCATCTCCAGTAATGTAATCACATGTTCTAGGGCTgagtatttttatctttcctcctttcatctccaaaatgttataaaaatgttaaaatccaCACTCacaccccaccccatcccccagtATACCTTTATGCTAGTGCCTTACTCTCAAAAGTAGTAGTAAACTCTTCCAAAAAATGTCAAGCACAGCCtttctgagaggggaaaaaaaaaaaaaaaaagagctaaggaCCCAGAAAGAAATTCAGAGGCAGGGTCAAAGTCAGCCATATTTCAGCTTGCCTATTCTGGGGAGCAACTTGCCATTCAACCCCCAAAaatctccttttccatctctgaTTTCAAAAGATGAGAATACCAAGCCTAGAGGTGAAAGGCAGGAGTCAACACATGGAGCAGGCCCCTCCCAAAGCTgatccctctcttccccccaccattCTCAGGAGAGGCCTGGGCAAAGGAACAGCAATATTTAGCTGCTCGGCTTTCCCCACTTCAGTTTCCAAGCAGCAAGCACAGTCATGCCCACTCTTTCGGGAAATTAGCTTGGgcggggggagaggagggagaaagaaaagggggaaggagaacaCTAGGAGGAGTAATTTGCCAATGATGGAGTTGGGGGTACTAGGGGTTTGCCCAAGAGCATAAGGCAGGCCTGGGCAAAGCAGAATGGGATAAAGACAGGGCACAGGAAAAACAGCACCACTAGGAACAAAAGAGACAGGGAGCAAGGaaattacaggaagaaaaatgggtaagGAAAGatttcaagagggaaaaaaaggtttaaaaatagaggatgaaggcGACTCGGCTTCTTGGGCCTGTGCCCATGTTGGCCCAACCTCTCTCTATAAGCAGACCCATCTAGCTGGACTTCCAGGTCGGCCATATTCTCTCAGTATCTTTGAACATCACGAATAGGATCTAGCACAGAGGCAAAGGTCTAACGTGGGTAAACTCAAGGGAGTCAATCTATTCGGCTTCCCTAAGAATCACCCCATTTTCTCAACAAGCCCAAAAGAATGCCCTTCGCCCTCCCTTAGAGGGTCACAGTTATGCCTTTTTCAGTTCCCTGGTCTGAGAAGTCAgctcataaaagtaaaaaaatatgaagttctatttttagggtttttttttttttttttttggtttttatttatttatttatttatttattttttaataaaaatgtggcTGGGAGATAGGAGAAAGGAGAACAACTGAACCATTTTCTGTTCCAAATAATGTTATTCACCACATAAGAAATAGTAATCTTCTGAACTAGTGCTAGACTTCTGCGGCAAAATGCAGTTTGATCTTTTGCTCCCACCCTATTCCCTCTTTCAAGTCTTTAGAGAAGTGAGAGAGCAGCCTTCACCTGGCTACCTAACCACCAAATCTGCTCACTGAATAAGCCAAAGAAAGCCAACTGCTCTAGACTCGGTAAATAAAAGGGCAGAAGAACAAACTGCCCATAGGGTATATGTATAATAGTGGGGAAGAAAGGATCAGAAACCAGATTTGTTTCTTAGCAAAAGGTATTCAAGATAGGACAGCACAACGGAACAAGActcctga
The Sminthopsis crassicaudata isolate SCR6 chromosome 4, ASM4859323v1, whole genome shotgun sequence genome window above contains:
- the NFE2L1 gene encoding endoplasmic reticulum membrane sensor NFE2L1 isoform X3 is translated as MLSLKKYLTEGLLQFTILLSLIGVRLDVDTYLNSQLSPLREIILGPSSAYTQTQFHNLRNTLDGYGIHPKSVDLDYYFTTRRLLNQVRALDRFQVPTTEVNAWLVHRDPEGSVSGSQPSSGLALDSASGLQDVTGSESGVRESEAEQAFGEELEDLGAVAPPVSGELTKEVPGGEDQTALSLEECLRLLEATFPKGEESEFPASDVSSITEAVPTESESSVIQNSLLSPLLTETESPFDLEQQWQDLMSIMEMQAMEVNTATNEILYSATSGDSLSTNYSLAPSTPINQNVSLHQASLGSCAQDFSLFSPEIESLPVAGGSTLLQLAPNNSTSLNSTFGSTNLTGIFFPPQLNSTANETASPELPDPLGGLLDEAMLDEISLMDLAIEEGFNPVQASQLEEEFDSDSGLSLDSSHSPASLSSSEGSSSASSSASSSASSSFSEEGAVGYSSDSENLDLEETEGAVGYQPEYTKFCRMSYQDPSQLSYLPFLEHVGHNHTYNMAPGALDASDPQLPGSLKKGNREKQADFLDKQMSRDEHRARAMKIPFTNDKIINLPVEEFNELLSKYQLSEAQLSLIRDIRRRGKNKMAAQNCRKRKLDTILNLERDVEDLQRDKSKLLREKVEFLKSLRQMKQKVQSLYQEVFGRLRDENGQPYSPTQYALQYAGDGSVILIPRTLADQQARRQERKQKDRRK
- the NFE2L1 gene encoding endoplasmic reticulum membrane sensor NFE2L1 isoform X2; protein product: MLSLKKYLTEGLLQFTILLSLIGVRLDVDTYLNSQLSPLREIILGPSSAYTQTQFHNLRNTLDGYGIHPKSVDLDYYFTTRRLLNQVRALDRFQVPTTEVNAWLVHRDPEGSVSGSQPSSGLALDSASGLQDVTGSESGVRESEAEQAFGEELEDLGAVAPPVSGELTKEDIDLIDILWRQDIDLGAGREIFDYSHRQKESEVDKELRDGGECGDSWPDEGTEALARNLLVDGETGESFPVQFPASDVSSITEAVPTESESSVIQNSLLSPLLTETESPFDLEQQWQDLMSIMEMQAMEVNTATNEILYSATSGDSLSTNYSLAPSTPINQNVSLHQASLGSCAQDFSLFSPEIESLPVAGGSTLLQLAPNNSTSLNSTFGSTNLTGIFFPPQLNSTANETASPELPDPLGGLLDEAMLDEISLMDLAIEEGFNPVQASQLEEEFDSDSGLSLDSSHSPASLSSSEGSSSASSSASSSASSSFSEEGAVGYSSDSENLDLEETEGAVGYQPEYTKFCRMSYQDPSQLSYLPFLEHVGHNHTYNMAPGALDASDPQLPGSLKKGNREKQADFLDKQMSRDEHRARAMKIPFTNDKIINLPVEEFNELLSKYQLSEAQLSLIRDIRRRGKNKMAAQNCRKRKLDTILNLERDVEDLQRDKSKLLREKVEFLKSLRQMKQKVQSLYQEVFGRLRDENGQPYSPTQYALQYAGDGSVILIPRTLADQQARRQERKQKDRRK
- the NFE2L1 gene encoding endoplasmic reticulum membrane sensor NFE2L1 isoform X1 gives rise to the protein MLSLKKYLTEGLLQFTILLSLIGVRLDVDTYLNSQLSPLREIILGPSSAYTQTQFHNLRNTLDGYGIHPKSVDLDYYFTTRRLLNQVRALDRFQVPTTEVNAWLVHRDPEGSVSGSQPSSGLALDSASGLQDVTGSESGVRESEAEQAFGEELEDLGAVAPPVSGELTKEDIDLIDILWRQDIDLGAGREIFDYSHRQKESEVDKELRDGGECGDSWPDEGTEALARNLLVDGETGESFPVQVPGGEDQTALSLEECLRLLEATFPKGEESEFPASDVSSITEAVPTESESSVIQNSLLSPLLTETESPFDLEQQWQDLMSIMEMQAMEVNTATNEILYSATSGDSLSTNYSLAPSTPINQNVSLHQASLGSCAQDFSLFSPEIESLPVAGGSTLLQLAPNNSTSLNSTFGSTNLTGIFFPPQLNSTANETASPELPDPLGGLLDEAMLDEISLMDLAIEEGFNPVQASQLEEEFDSDSGLSLDSSHSPASLSSSEGSSSASSSASSSASSSFSEEGAVGYSSDSENLDLEETEGAVGYQPEYTKFCRMSYQDPSQLSYLPFLEHVGHNHTYNMAPGALDASDPQLPGSLKKGNREKQADFLDKQMSRDEHRARAMKIPFTNDKIINLPVEEFNELLSKYQLSEAQLSLIRDIRRRGKNKMAAQNCRKRKLDTILNLERDVEDLQRDKSKLLREKVEFLKSLRQMKQKVQSLYQEVFGRLRDENGQPYSPTQYALQYAGDGSVILIPRTLADQQARRQERKQKDRRK